AAAGGAACCCGGGAGGTGGATTTTGTCACCAGTTCCGCAGACAAGACCCTCACCGCAATCAATGTCTGTTACAGCGATGAGATACCCGACCGCGAATATGAGGGGCTGAAGGAATTTGCCGGGGAATTTGGCAGGAAGGCTGGCCGGCTTCTGATCCTCACCAAAGATTACGAGGCAAAGAATGGGGAAATTGCGTGCATCCCGCTCTGGAAATGGCTCCTGGAAGGGGAGAGGGGGTAATAACCTACCCCCCACTTGCGCCACCACTCCACTGAGGGGACGGGGCGCATTGCGATTGGACGAGGCCGGTACCCGCCGATACGTTGTTATCGCAATCTAGAGGATGCCCCGGTGGCGGGGCCGGGATGAGGCCGAAGCCCCCATGAACGTCCGGCATATTGTTCTAGACAGAGTTTCCAAAAAAACCTGAAACAACATTTGATTGGCAGCTTCAATTGAGGAATCGCCATTAAAAAATTCTAAAAGAGAGAATCATTGCCGGACAAAAAAGAATCCCGGCCTAAAGCACACACACCTTACAATCCTGGCCCCCGCAGGGGATATTGTCAATCTTCCACTTCAGCGCCCACTGCTTGATGCCCCTTATGATCCCGACAATTTCAAGGCCGCTCTGGGTGAGCGTATACTCGCTTTTCACCGGGAATGCCGTGGAATCGATCTTCTTTGTGATGATGCCTTCGCTCTCAAGTTCCCTGAGCCGCTCAGAGAGGATCTTCTGCGTGATATCGCCGAGTGCATCCTTGAGTTCCGAGAAACGGCGCGTGCAGCCCGGTCCCTTATAGAGTTCGAGGATGATCAAAAGCGTCCATTTTTTTGTTAAGTATTTCACGGTCATGTTGACCGTGCAGGCTTCGTCCATGGTATGTTTTCTGAAACTCTTTCCTATTTAACCTTGGTATACTAAAGAAACCTTGTAGCAAAAAGATACAAAACGGAGTTGGAAAATGTTCTGTTACCAGTGCGAGGAAACCGCAAAAGGAACCGGTTGTACCGTGAAGGGAGTGTGCGGCAAGGAGGAGGCAACTGCAGGATTGCAGGACGTCCTGATCTACCTGTGCAGGGGGATCGCGGAGCGCAATATTGCGGCAATGGAGAAAGGTGACGGCAGTACCCAGGCCGGGCCGTTCATCGTGGACGCACTCTTTGGCACCCTGACGAACACGAACTTCGACGACCAGCGGTTCCACGATATGATCCGGCGGGCAGTTGCCATCCGCGATTCCCTGCCAAGAAGCGCGGGAGCGGAGCCGGAAGCCTGCACCTGGACGCCGAAGACCGATGCGGATATCGCGGAAAAAGCCGTGCAGATTGCAAAGGAAGCCGCAAGCAACGATGACGTCCACTCCCTCCGGGCGCTGCTCGTCTTCGGCCTCAAGGGTGTCGCGGCCTACTACCACCATGCTGCCGTGCTCGGCTATACGGACGAGAAGATCACAACCTTCGTCCAGAGGGGACTTGCATCCACCCTCCACGATCTCTCCGCGGGAGATATGACCGCGCTCGTTCTCGAATGCGGCGGCGTTGGTGTCAGCACGCTGGCCCTGCTCGATACGGCAAACACCA
Above is a window of uncultured Methanoregula sp. DNA encoding:
- a CDS encoding helix-turn-helix domain-containing protein, which produces MDEACTVNMTVKYLTKKWTLLIILELYKGPGCTRRFSELKDALGDITQKILSERLRELESEGIITKKIDSTAFPVKSEYTLTQSGLEIVGIIRGIKQWALKWKIDNIPCGGQDCKVCVL